The Torulaspora delbrueckii CBS 1146 chromosome 1, complete genome DNA segment TGGAAAAGGcttcggcggctaattcGAATTTACCACATTCGAGACCAACGCATCCGTAAAAGTACCAGGTTTCGAAGCTCAATGGATACTGCCTCAAGGAGTCGTTCAGATGTGTTAGAGCTGCAGCATAGTCTCTTGTTAAACCAGATGAGGGAGGCGGATTGTAAAAGTATCTTCCCAGTGAATTTTTGGCATTAACATACTTACCAATTTCCCAACTCTTTTTCCACAGTTGAGGATCTTGTCTTATATCTCCAAGAATAGAATATGCTCTGGCATCCTTTGGATTATTAGCAATCCTCTGGAGAATTATCTCTTCAGCAATTTTCTCTTCGCCGACCGCTGCGTAACAGAGGGCAGCTTCACAAGCCATATGGAGCCTCTCATAAATTTCCACAGCTGATTTTAGAACACCAAGAGACATGTATTTTTCAGCCAGAGTGGCTTCTAAATCCCAGTGGGGAATAAACGGTAATTGATGAATATACCTTAATCTTGTAGATTGTTCATCGTTCGGCGCATTCGGTATTAGTCTTGTCTGAAGCTTGATTCCTAACTCTTCCACTAGTGATTGCATTTGAAGCAAACCACGTTCAATGGTTTTTGCCTTAGTCGTCTCCCCGATGGATCTTTCCCATAGTGCCCTTGAGAAAATTGTCCAATCCTTCGACCCTTGTTGATATATCACTCTTGAAATGATCGCAGctaactcttcttcaacaagagGGTCTTTTGCTGGAGAAGTTTGTCTAATAACATATAACCGCAGTAATAATTGGACATTATCATATCCCGAAAGCTGTGGTTGATTGTTGGGATCCAGATCTTTAAGTTCGGTTGGGATATTTTCCTGTCTTATGGCGACTGGAAGAATTCTATCCTCTTCCACACCAGTGCCATCAACCActttttgcttcttcaCAATCTGCTCATCTAGTGGTTCTGCAGCGATATCTTCGAAGTGAGGTTTTTCCAATAAGATTTCAGACTCTAATGCAATGTAATCGGGATTTGCGGAGTCCTTTAAATCTTTGCTGGCATCTAAGTTTGACGACGATTGTGCTAAGATGACCAATCCAGCATGCGCTTTCTGTTGAAACTTGGTTCTCTTGGCACGAGCACCAGTCATGATGAGACTGAAATtcgtcaatttctttgcttTAATTAAGGAAGGTAGGCATAAGTGCTCGGTGTTGATAGCTAAAGAGCATTTAACATTCTCCAAGTAGAAAATTGTGTAGAGACtagctttcaaatcctgcGAAGTCTCCTGTGGGAGATCTTTTGTCACCGCTTGGGCGAGATCAATCGAACTCAATATCGAGGACGCAACGGCTGGTTGACTCCCAGCCGGTTCATGTAAAAGTGAAACTTGAGCCAACAGAGCTCTTGCTCTCCACCAATGCGAGATAGCTAGCAAGCCTGGCGTGGAAGTCGCCGAGACCTCGGGAACTTCGAATTCTGTGTCAGAGTCAACGGCAAAACAACTCTGCTGCTTTGTTAGAAGTTCAAGCAGTAACAACGGAAGTATTAAGTAGAGAGGGTTCTCCGTAAGATCATAAGCTGGTTGGCCTCCCGCGTTCAACAACGAAATTGCTAATTTCCCCAGATCTTTGGAcaaaatttgatctttaaAAAGAAGCTTGTTCAAATCGATAGGTGCCAAAGGTCCAGTGAAATTGTTCTGAATGAAAGTCTGTAATAAAGCAATGGCGAACAGCAAGCCAAACCGACTATTAAAATGGCTAGATAGAAAGTCCCTGAGAGAATGAAGCAATCGCTCCTCTGTCAAGTCATCGTTCATCGTTGGagaaacttcaagagatcCCAAAAGGCTCTCTACCACTTTATATGGGTGTCCTGTCAAAATATTATGTGCAAAAGCCAGTTCCCTTGAATCGTATTCCTCAAAAACTTTGCCATTGAGAACCGCGGGGTCCGCCCCTATAAGCAGATAACTGTGTAACAGCACTTCCATACTTGTGATTACCTACCAGACAGTCCCTAGTGGCCTCAGATTAGCCTCCTTTGAGCTCATCGAGTTGATCTTAAGCGATGAGTTTAacttaaaatttttcagatcaCCTCTAACGCGGACGCGTCAAGGAACCGCGTAAATGAAGGGTTTACTAATATTTCACACATTTTGCCAGAGATTCGAGTAGGGAACTAAACTAATCATGGCTAGTATGTGCATCTATCGTTACCACCATTATATTTGGCAAGATCGGTTTTACTAACGGTGAATTTTTTGGATTAGCTTATCAACCATATAACGAATATTCGTCCGTTGGAGGAGGTGATGGGGGTGGATTCGAGACAACTGATCAGAGACCCAATTCTAGCGAATCGGGTGGGGCACAGGGACGTTTCACGACACTGACTCCCGTTACTATTAAGCAGATTTTGCAGTCACAACAACAGGTGCAGGATGGACCATTTGTGATAGATCAACAGGAATTATTCCACGTTTCGTTCGTCGGTGTCGTAAGGAATATTGTTGATGAGACTTCTAATGTTAGATTGACTATAGAAGATGGGACCGGCCAGATTGATGTCAAGAAATGGAGTGCAGATCCAAACGACGTCGCTGCGAGCCAGGACGaaaatctcaagaagaattatAGTTCTCAAGTTGCGCAACAGTACCATATCGGGACCTACGTAAAAGTTTTCGGTGCATTGAAGGAGTTTGGTGGGAAACAACATGTACAATACgctttgatcaaaaatattGAGTCCTTCAACGAGGTAATAACGCATCATTTGGAAGTCATCAAATGGTTTACAATTTCTAACGGTAAgttttcaccttcaaagGCTAATGCAGACGAGCAGGCTACTACCAGTAACAACGGACCTTCACTATTCGTTAGAGAATCAGATTCCCACGATACGGGCAACCCACTACAAAGAGTATTGGCGTTCTGTAGAGAACAGTGTGCGGGCAAAGATCCAAATAATTTTGCTGTTCAAGTGCAACTAATCGCTCAATCGCTGAACCTCGATGAGACGACCGTCAGAGATTGTTGCACAACTTTGACTGAACAAGGCTTTATCTATCCTACCATCAATGACAGCAAATTCTTCGCGTTGACGTCTTAAAATTGCTTATCTTTGTGGAAGTTTTCTGTATATTTCAAGCATAAATATTATGCAATTTACAGCTTCTTGTGGCGCGTTAAACCATTGAAATGACACAAAATtataaaataaaataataaaatgaaataataaaataaaaatagTTATTTGAGGCTGATATTGACTACTATACTTTCTTAAAATTAGTCTCAGTGCACTGAATAAATGATCAGACAGATGACGTTGTCAGTTTTATTCCTAATCTTAGGTTTGGCCCAGTTCGCTCGAGGTGACGTCGACCATATTGAGGTAAAGGGCAAACAATTTTTTAATTCTAGAACCGGCGAACCATTTTACATTAGAGGTGTTGATTACCAACCCGGTGGCTCTTCCGATGTCagtgagaagaaagaccCTTTGTCTGACCCAGAAGCGTGTGCTCGTGATATTGTGTTGTTTCAAGAACTAGGGATTAATACTGTTCGGATTTATTCCGTCAATCCAGACTTGAATCATGATAAATGTATGACGATACTGGCGACAGCGGGAATATATTTGATCCTAGATGTGAACTCACCCATGGAAAATCAGCATTTAAATAGATATCAACCATGGACCACTTATAATGAAATCTATCTGGAGCACGTACTCAAGGTCGTTGAACAGTTCTCACATTACGACAATACATTGGGATTTTTTGCTGGTAATGAGATTGTAAATGATGAGCAGTCGGCTAAGCATTCGCCGCCTTATATCAAGGCAGTTGTCAAGGATATGAAAAAATACATCAAGAAAAACTCTCCACGGATAATACCAGTTGGTTATTCAGCAGCAGACGATCTTTTCTACCGAGTTCCTCTATCTTACTATCTAGAGTGCTGTGAAGATCCCGATGACGACATCAGTGTCGACTTTTATGGTGTCAATTCGTACCAATGGTGTGGAGTCCAAACAATGGAATCCTCGGGTTACGATGAGCTTGTTGAAGCTTACAAGAATTTTACCAAACCAGTGTTTTTCTCTGAGTTTGGCTGCAATGAAGTTCTACCCAGGcaattcgatgaaattaaaGCCCTTTACTCGAAGGATATGTGCGGTATCTTCAGCGGAGGTCTGCTATATGAATTTACACAAGGCCCTAACAATTATGGGCTTGTCGATTTGGACTCTGATGGTAACGTGCGGCTGCTGGACGACTTTACTACACTAAAAAATCATTATAATACCACCAAGATGCCCTCTAAGAGTGATTTGGAACAAGCCATTACTGCTGACAATACACTGACTAAACTAGACGAATCGCAAAGAAACGTGGCAATCTGTCAGAAGAGTTAcgagaatttgaagattgacGGAAAAGTTGCCAGTGGTCTTGCCGACAATctcatcaagaaaggtGTGACAGTGGATCATGGAAACTATGTTGACTTGAACGACGACGACTTGACtacaaaatttgaaatattaAACGCTAACGGTGACGAATGGAAGGGTTCAAAGAGTATTAGAAAGGTCAACCACATGACTGCCTCCGAAAGATCGAG contains these protein-coding regions:
- the RFA2 gene encoding Rfa2p (similar to Saccharomyces cerevisiae RFA2 (YNL312W); ancestral locus Anc_3.33), with translation MATYQPYNEYSSVGGGDGGGFETTDQRPNSSESGGAQGRFTTLTPVTIKQILQSQQQVQDGPFVIDQQELFHVSFVGVVRNIVDETSNVRLTIEDGTGQIDVKKWSADPNDVAASQDENLKKNYSSQVAQQYHIGTYVKVFGALKEFGGKQHVQYALIKNIESFNEVITHHLEVIKWFTISNGKFSPSKANADEQATTSNNGPSLFVRESDSHDTGNPLQRVLAFCREQCAGKDPNNFAVQVQLIAQSLNLDETTVRDCCTTLTEQGFIYPTINDSKFFALTS
- the EMW1 gene encoding tetratricopeptide repeat-containing protein EMW1 (similar to Saccharomyces cerevisiae YNL313C; ancestral locus Anc_3.32), with translation MEVLLHSYLLIGADPAVLNGKVFEEYDSRELAFAHNILTGHPYKVVESLLGSLEVSPTMNDDLTEERLLHSLRDFLSSHFNSRFGLLFAIALLQTFIQNNFTGPLAPIDLNKLLFKDQILSKDLGKLAISLLNAGGQPAYDLTENPLYLILPLLLLELLTKQQSCFAVDSDTEFEVPEVSATSTPGLLAISHWWRARALLAQVSLLHEPAGSQPAVASSILSSIDLAQAVTKDLPQETSQDLKASLYTIFYLENVKCSLAINTEHLCLPSLIKAKKLTNFSLIMTGARAKRTKFQQKAHAGLVILAQSSSNLDASKDLKDSANPDYIALESEILLEKPHFEDIAAEPLDEQIVKKQKVVDGTGVEEDRILPVAIRQENIPTELKDLDPNNQPQLSGYDNVQLLLRLYVIRQTSPAKDPLVEEELAAIISRVIYQQGSKDWTIFSRALWERSIGETTKAKTIERGLLQMQSLVEELGIKLQTRLIPNAPNDEQSTRLRYIHQLPFIPHWDLEATLAEKYMSLGVLKSAVEIYERLHMACEAALCYAAVGEEKIAEEIILQRIANNPKDARAYSILGDIRQDPQLWKKSWEIGKYVNAKNSLGRYFYNPPPSSGLTRDYAAALTHLNDSLRQYPLSFETWYFYGCVGLECGKFELAAEAFSRCVALDSTHAMAWSNLSAAFVEQNKLKEALSCLKRAVASDSQSNWRIWENYMLVAAKMNEWSDVLLACRHLVNIKRDKAGEGSIDLPVVEKLVELLVRTDYPADNDQKLTHFQRSCIEFVCDILPSVITTSSRCWRLVAKVELWRKRPWSALECHEKAYRAVSHNPDIEIDEKVWNATVDACEDLVAAYESLGELEGRHGPGSLVCKDWKYKSRATIKALMSKGKGRWDDSDGWERLVAVRNQI
- the GAS4 gene encoding 1,3-beta-glucanosyltransferase (similar to Saccharomyces cerevisiae GAS4 (YOL132W); ancestral locus Anc_3.34), with product MIRQMTLSVLFLILGLAQFARGDVDHIEVKGKQFFNSRTGEPFYIRGVDYQPGGSSDVSEKKDPLSDPEACARDIVLFQELGINTVRIYSVNPDLNHDKCMTILATAGIYLILDVNSPMENQHLNRYQPWTTYNEIYLEHVLKVVEQFSHYDNTLGFFAGNEIVNDEQSAKHSPPYIKAVVKDMKKYIKKNSPRIIPVGYSAADDLFYRVPLSYYLECCEDPDDDISVDFYGVNSYQWCGVQTMESSGYDELVEAYKNFTKPVFFSEFGCNEVLPRQFDEIKALYSKDMCGIFSGGLLYEFTQGPNNYGLVDLDSDGNVRLLDDFTTLKNHYNTTKMPSKSDLEQAITADNTLTKLDESQRNVAICQKSYENLKIDGKVASGLADNLIKKGVTVDHGNYVDLNDDDLTTKFEILNANGDEWKGSKSIRKVNHMTASERSRGTSENPNGGTTGVGSRGSKNHAVKSLSVPFKIMPIVLAHMLYHFLV